In Aspergillus oryzae RIB40 DNA, chromosome 6, one genomic interval encodes:
- a CDS encoding nicotinate phosphoribosyltransferase (nicotinic acid phosphoribosyltransferase), which produces MDQEGSPPIPEGICSLLDTDLYKLTMQCAVLKYFPDTHVTYGFTNRTPHMKLTRGAHKWLLKQMDRLANIRITEEEIKFLKTRCPYFNDAYLDFLTTFKLKPSEQIEIKFTPVNDTGSDSDTGDVEYLVKGLWVDTILYEIPLLALTSEAYFMFSDKDWDYSCQEEKAYRKGCTLLENGCIFSEFGSRRRRDYHTHDLVMVGLMKAAEEGKRQGWKGRFTGSSNVHFAMKYGVDPVGTVAHEWYMTIAAITDDYENANELALRYWLGCFGKGVLGIALTDTFGTPAFLDAFRKPIPAFTSAGAGAVSTSASGPATTNESTVQSEAETKAPITAPLRDGGARTSHETYAQAYTGVRQDSGDPVYFVKMVRDFYDREGITDKKTMVFSDSLNIEHCLEYKVIAEEAGFQPVFGVGTFFTNDFTNKSNDEKSKPLNIVIKISTANGHPAVKLSDNMGKNTGDKQKVQEVKKKLGYVEHEWEEGDESNRWSKR; this is translated from the exons ATGGACCAAGAAGGTTCCCCTCCAATTCCGGAGGGCATTTGCTCTCTTCTTGATACCGATTTGTACAAGTTGACGATGCAATGTGCCGTCCTGAAGTACTTCCCTGATACCC ACGTGACTTATGGGTTCACGAACCGTACTCCACACATGAAGTTAACGCGTGGGGCCCACAAGTGGCTTCTGAAGCAAATGGACA GACTTGCGAACATTCGAATcacggaagaagagattaAATTCTTGAAGACCCGGTGTCCATACTTCAACGATGCTTACCTGGACTTCCTGACCACTTTCAAACTCAAGCCTTCCGAACAGATTGAAATCAAGTTTACGCCCGTGAATGATACCGGCAGCGACAGCGACACGGGTGATGTCGAGTATCTGGTCAAGGGTCTCTGGGTTGACACAATTCTGTACGAGATCCCGCTGTTAGCGTTGACGAGCGAGGCATACTTTATGTTCAGCGATAAGGACTGGGACTACAGTTgccaagaagagaaggcatatCGGAAAGGATGTACGCTGCTTGAGAATGGTTGCATCTTCTCTGAGTTCGGATCAAGACGACGCCGTGATTACCATACCCATGACCTGGTGATGGTTGGTCTGATGaaggctgctgaggagggAAAACGACAAGGGTGGAAGGGTCGATTCACAGGGTCAAGTAATGTTCACTTTGCTATGAAGTATGGTGTCGACCCTGTCGGCACGGTGGCGCATGAATGGTATATGACCATTGCTGCCATTACGGATGACTATGAGAACGCCAACGAGTTGGCCCTGCGGTACTGGCTTGGCTGCTTTGGAAAAGGA GTTCTGGGAATCGCCTTGACGGACACTTTCGGTACCCCCGCCTTTCTCGATGCATTCCGGAAGCCGATTCCTGCGTTTACCTCCGCAGGAGCTGGTGCAGTCAGCACATCGGCATCTGGACCAGCCACAACTAACGAATCGACTGTTCAAAGTGAGGCGGAGACCAAGGCCCCGATCACTGCACCACTTCGTGACGGTGGCGCTCGGACCTCCCATGAAACGTATGCTCAAGCTTATACCGGTGTGCGTCAGGACTCAGGCGATCCTGTATACTTCGTAAAGATGGTGCGGGATTTCTACGATAGGGAAGGCATCACGGACAAGAAGACCATGGTGTTCTCTGACTCTCTCAACATCGAGCATTGTCTCGAGTATAAGGTCATTGCGGAGGAAGCTGGGTTCCAGCCTGTCTTCGGCGTTGGTACATTCTTTACCA ACGACTTTACGAATAAATCAAATGACGAAAAGTCCAAGCCGCTCAATATCGTCATCAAGATCTCTACAGCAAATGGTCACCCGGCTGTCAAGCTCAGTGACAACATGGGCAAAAACACGGGAGACAAACAGAAAGTCCAGGaagtgaagaaaaagctcgGCTACGTCGAACACGAATGGGAAGAAGGCGACGAGAGCAACCGTTGGTCTAAGCGCTAA